A genomic stretch from Haloarchaeobius amylolyticus includes:
- the rtcA gene encoding RNA 3'-terminal phosphate cyclase, with product MRVIDGAAGGGQILRSALTLSALTGDPVTIENVRGSRPNPGLKPQHLAGVEAIAAVCDATTEGASEGSERLVFEPTAPRPGHYEVSVGTAGSVTLVFETLLPLATAIDGHLSVTVSGGTDVKWSPSMAYYRHVKLPLLRRFGLVAAVEEARPGFYPRGGGEATLHLAPSSLEPIRLLDRGEFRAVRVYSTESADLTDADVAARQADAAVPGFLAETDASVTERVVRTADSPSTGTAVCVRLDYGGTMAGFDALGEPGKPAEEVGQEAADAAADFHAGRATVDEYLADQLVLPLALAGGAVRIPAVTDHVETNCAVMAAFDRDVSVELDDDGAILSG from the coding sequence GTGCGAGTGATAGACGGCGCGGCCGGCGGCGGCCAGATCCTCCGGTCGGCGCTGACCCTGTCGGCACTCACGGGCGACCCCGTCACCATCGAGAACGTCCGCGGGTCGCGCCCGAACCCCGGCCTGAAGCCACAGCACCTCGCCGGCGTCGAGGCCATCGCGGCGGTCTGTGACGCGACGACCGAGGGCGCCAGCGAGGGGAGCGAGCGACTGGTGTTCGAGCCGACGGCACCCCGGCCCGGCCACTACGAGGTCTCGGTCGGGACCGCCGGGAGCGTCACGCTGGTCTTCGAGACGCTGCTCCCGCTGGCGACGGCCATCGACGGCCACCTCTCGGTGACGGTCTCCGGCGGGACCGACGTGAAGTGGTCGCCCTCGATGGCGTACTACCGGCACGTCAAGCTCCCCCTGCTGCGCAGGTTCGGTCTGGTCGCCGCGGTCGAGGAGGCACGCCCGGGGTTCTACCCCCGCGGCGGCGGCGAGGCGACGCTGCACCTCGCGCCCTCCTCGCTGGAACCGATCCGACTGCTGGACCGCGGCGAGTTCCGGGCGGTCCGGGTGTACTCGACCGAGTCGGCGGACCTGACGGACGCGGACGTGGCGGCCCGGCAGGCGGATGCGGCGGTGCCTGGCTTCCTCGCGGAGACGGACGCATCGGTCACAGAGCGCGTTGTCCGGACCGCCGACTCGCCCAGTACCGGGACCGCGGTCTGCGTGCGCCTCGACTACGGGGGGACGATGGCCGGGTTCGACGCGCTCGGCGAGCCCGGCAAACCGGCCGAGGAGGTCGGGCAGGAGGCCGCCGACGCGGCCGCCGACTTCCACGCCGGGCGCGCCACCGTCGACGAGTACCTCGCGGACCAGCTGGTGCTCCCCCTCGCGCTGGCCGGCGGCGCGGTCCGCATCCCCGCCGTCACCGACCACGTCGAGACGAACTGCGCGGTGATGGCCGCCTTCGACCGCGACGTGTCCGTCGAACTGGACGACGACGGTGCAATTCTTTCCGGCTGA
- the mutL gene encoding DNA mismatch repair endonuclease MutL, whose product MPDTDIQRLDSKTIDRIAAGEVVERPASVVKELVENSLDADASRITVAVEEGGTEGIVVSDDGVGMSEADVRKAVQEHTTSKIRDIEDLESGVGTLGFRGEALHTIGAVSRTTIRTKPRGGSDGTELVYEGGEVEAVRPAGCPEGTTIEVTDLFYNTPARRKYLKTRATEFSHVNRVVTRYALANPDVAVTLEHDGREVFATTGQGNLRSTVMNVYGKEVAKAMQPVDAAGAEDPRDTPLESVSGLVSHPETTRSTREYVSTFINGRYVTSKLVRDAVLDAYGGQLASDRYPFVVLFLEMPAGEVDVNVHPRKMEVRFSDEAGVRRQVRDAVEDALLDAGLLRSSAPRGKSKAPEAEVRPEAGGASGAGEDPDSVDESAEPSSETTTAGDEQAHDDDASPATAAGAADATETAEDRYADEGWLPPEEREDGTGTGEQAAGTAAGAEDEAPADAETEEPPSTANAGERRETVSRPDHEALGDFGPTGGSLESADTPSEESPAGSAATGSGSGSERSRKFSGEQTQTTLSGEDATDRGEYETLPSLDVLGQYRETYLVAEGPDGLVLVDQHAADERVNYERLQETFADGATAQALAAPVELELTAGEAAAFPDYKDALARLGFQAERSGDRTVTVTAVPAVFRKTLDPEDVRDVLAGFVAEEADGSETVAELADAFIADLACYPSITGNTSLTEGSVVDLLTELDACENPWACPHGRPTVVQFGSEEIENRFERDYPGHGGRRER is encoded by the coding sequence ATGCCGGACACCGACATCCAGCGACTCGACTCGAAGACCATCGACCGGATCGCCGCGGGCGAGGTCGTCGAGCGCCCGGCGTCCGTCGTGAAGGAACTCGTCGAGAACAGCCTCGACGCCGACGCCTCGCGCATCACGGTGGCGGTCGAGGAAGGCGGGACCGAGGGTATCGTCGTCTCGGACGATGGCGTCGGGATGTCGGAGGCGGACGTCCGGAAGGCGGTCCAGGAGCACACGACGAGCAAGATACGTGACATCGAGGACCTCGAATCCGGTGTGGGAACGCTCGGGTTCCGCGGGGAGGCGCTGCACACCATCGGGGCGGTGTCGCGGACGACCATCCGGACGAAACCCCGGGGTGGGAGCGACGGGACGGAACTCGTCTACGAGGGCGGCGAGGTCGAGGCGGTCAGGCCGGCGGGTTGTCCCGAGGGCACCACCATCGAGGTCACCGACCTGTTCTACAACACCCCGGCACGCCGGAAGTACCTGAAGACCCGCGCCACCGAGTTCAGCCACGTCAACCGCGTGGTGACCCGGTACGCCCTCGCGAACCCGGACGTGGCGGTGACGCTGGAGCACGACGGTCGCGAGGTGTTCGCGACCACGGGGCAGGGCAACCTGCGGTCGACCGTCATGAACGTCTACGGGAAGGAGGTCGCGAAGGCGATGCAACCCGTCGACGCGGCGGGCGCGGAAGACCCGCGAGACACGCCCCTGGAGTCGGTGTCCGGGCTGGTCTCGCACCCGGAGACGACCCGCAGCACCCGCGAGTACGTCTCGACGTTCATCAACGGCCGGTACGTCACCTCGAAACTCGTCCGGGACGCGGTGCTGGACGCCTACGGCGGGCAGTTGGCGTCGGACCGGTACCCCTTCGTGGTGCTGTTCCTGGAGATGCCCGCCGGCGAGGTCGACGTCAACGTCCACCCGCGCAAGATGGAGGTCCGGTTCTCCGACGAGGCGGGCGTCCGCCGGCAGGTCCGCGACGCGGTTGAGGACGCACTGCTCGACGCCGGCCTGCTCCGGTCGTCGGCGCCTCGCGGGAAGTCGAAGGCGCCCGAGGCCGAGGTTCGACCCGAAGCCGGGGGTGCGTCGGGGGCGGGCGAAGACCCGGATTCCGTCGACGAATCCGCGGAGCCCAGCAGCGAGACGACGACTGCTGGTGACGAACAGGCACACGACGACGACGCCAGCCCGGCGACCGCCGCAGGGGCGGCAGACGCAACCGAGACTGCGGAGGACCGCTACGCCGACGAGGGCTGGCTGCCGCCCGAAGAGCGGGAGGACGGGACAGGCACCGGAGAGCAGGCAGCCGGGACAGCCGCCGGGGCCGAGGACGAGGCCCCAGCCGACGCCGAGACCGAGGAACCGCCGTCGACCGCCAACGCTGGCGAGCGCCGCGAGACCGTCTCCCGACCCGACCACGAGGCGCTGGGCGACTTCGGACCCACGGGCGGGTCGCTGGAGTCGGCCGACACGCCCTCCGAGGAGTCGCCTGCCGGGAGCGCCGCCACCGGTTCCGGGTCCGGTTCCGAGCGCAGCCGCAAGTTCTCCGGCGAACAGACCCAGACCACCCTCTCCGGCGAGGACGCCACCGACCGCGGCGAGTACGAGACGCTGCCCAGCCTCGACGTGCTCGGGCAGTACCGCGAGACGTACCTCGTCGCCGAGGGGCCGGACGGCCTCGTCCTCGTCGACCAGCACGCCGCCGACGAGCGCGTGAACTACGAGCGCCTGCAGGAGACCTTCGCCGACGGCGCGACCGCCCAGGCGCTCGCCGCCCCGGTCGAGCTGGAGCTCACGGCGGGCGAGGCCGCGGCCTTCCCGGACTACAAGGACGCGCTGGCCCGCCTCGGCTTCCAGGCCGAACGGAGCGGCGACCGGACCGTGACCGTCACCGCGGTCCCGGCGGTCTTCCGCAAGACCCTCGACCCCGAGGACGTGCGCGACGTACTGGCCGGCTTCGTCGCCGAGGAGGCCGACGGCTCCGAGACGGTCGCGGAGCTGGCGGACGCCTTCATCGCCGACCTCGCGTGCTACCCCTCCATCACGGGGAACACCTCCCTGACGGAGGGGTCGGTCGTCGACCTGCTCACCGAACTCGACGCCTGCGAGAACCCCTGGGCCTGCCCCCACGGCCGACCGACCGTGGTCCAGTTCGGGAGCGAGGAGATCGAGAACCGCTTCGAGCGGGACTACCCCGGCCACGGCGGGCGCCGCGAGCGCTGA
- a CDS encoding PaaI family thioesterase, with protein sequence MDVLERFNERYPFGEHLGVEITHVEEGYVEGKIELEDHHSLSDTTRLAHGGVAFGLADSLSAAALASVEGNPGPTLDVRIDYMRPATGDIYGKAEVARYGSDTGVVEVELLDEDDRRLGTTRGVYKTNLVEEQNPFVG encoded by the coding sequence ATGGACGTTCTCGAACGTTTCAACGAGCGGTACCCGTTCGGCGAGCACCTCGGCGTCGAGATCACCCACGTCGAGGAGGGCTACGTCGAGGGGAAGATCGAACTCGAAGACCACCACTCGCTCTCGGACACGACGCGGCTGGCCCACGGCGGCGTGGCGTTCGGACTGGCCGATTCACTCTCGGCGGCCGCGCTGGCCTCGGTCGAGGGGAACCCGGGGCCGACGCTCGACGTGCGCATCGACTACATGCGACCGGCGACCGGCGACATCTACGGGAAGGCCGAGGTCGCCCGGTACGGCAGCGACACCGGGGTCGTCGAGGTCGAACTCCTCGACGAGGACGACCGCCGGCTCGGGACGACCCGCGGTGTCTACAAGACCAACCTGGTGGAAGAACAGAACCCGTTCGTCGGGTAG
- the mutS gene encoding DNA mismatch repair protein MutS produces the protein MTEATGIVGEFLALKEETDADVLAMQCGDFYEFFADDAELVAAELDLKVSQKSSHGSSYPMAGVPLKDLTPYLKALVERGYRVAVADQREENGNIYREIERVVTPGTLLETSRDDAQYLAAVVRDGDEYGLAFADVTTGRFLVASVETAEAALTELYRFSPAEVLPGPDLRDDAEFCDRVRDRTDATVTSYDADAFAPGQATHTAREHFGAETFDSLGVTDLAVRAGGAVLDYVAETGTGVLASMTRVQPYHGGDHVELDATTQRNLELTETMHGDRAGSLFDTIDHTVTSPGGRLLKEWLQRPRQDLSVLEERQASVAALASGALGREELRDVLDDAYDLERLASKTASGSADATDLLRIRETLAVLPALAEAIESSPALSSSPLAAIVDRPDREAAADLREELVEALAEDPPKTVTQGGLFKRGYDDELDDLIERHEAVQEYFDTLADRVKREYGLSHVTVDRNKTDGYYVQVGKSVADQVPEHFEHVKTLKNSKRFTTDELAEKERDLLQLEEQRGDFEYALFEELRERVARHAELLQDVGRTVARVDALQSLATHAVTNDWTQPELVEDRALDISQGRHPVVEQTVQFVPNDCRMDEDSTFTIVTGPNMSGKSTFMRQNALIVLLAQVGSFVPATEATVGLVDGIFTRVGALDELAQGRSTFMVEMQELSNILHSATEDSLVILDEVGRGTATYDGISIAWAATEYLHNEVRAKTLFATHYHELTALADHLDRVVNVHIAADERDGDVTFLRTVREGPTDRSYGIHVADLAGVPGPVVDRARDVLDRLRQEKAIEAKGGSSGGDSGTQQVVFDLGSGSMTTADGGSVPDEESGGSEPALDPEMEAVLSELDDLDVSHTSPVELMGKVQEWQERLDDADR, from the coding sequence ATGACAGAGGCGACGGGTATCGTCGGCGAGTTCCTCGCGCTCAAGGAGGAGACCGACGCCGACGTGCTGGCGATGCAATGCGGTGACTTCTACGAGTTCTTCGCCGACGACGCCGAACTCGTCGCGGCCGAACTCGACCTGAAGGTGAGCCAGAAGTCGAGCCACGGCTCCTCGTACCCGATGGCCGGCGTCCCGCTGAAGGACCTCACACCGTACCTGAAGGCACTGGTCGAACGCGGCTACCGGGTGGCCGTCGCCGACCAGCGCGAGGAGAACGGCAACATCTACCGGGAGATCGAGCGCGTCGTCACCCCCGGCACCCTGCTGGAGACGAGCCGAGACGACGCGCAGTACCTCGCCGCGGTGGTCCGCGACGGCGACGAGTACGGGCTGGCCTTCGCCGACGTGACGACGGGGCGCTTCCTCGTGGCGAGCGTCGAGACGGCAGAGGCCGCCCTCACCGAACTGTACCGGTTCTCGCCCGCCGAGGTGCTTCCGGGTCCGGACCTGCGGGACGACGCCGAGTTCTGCGACCGCGTCCGCGACCGGACCGACGCGACCGTGACCAGCTACGACGCCGACGCCTTCGCCCCCGGGCAGGCGACCCACACCGCCCGCGAGCACTTCGGGGCAGAGACGTTCGACAGCCTCGGCGTGACCGACCTCGCGGTGCGAGCCGGTGGTGCGGTCCTCGACTACGTCGCCGAGACAGGGACGGGCGTGCTCGCGTCGATGACCCGCGTCCAGCCCTACCACGGCGGCGACCACGTCGAACTCGACGCGACGACCCAGCGCAACCTCGAGCTCACCGAGACGATGCACGGCGACCGGGCCGGGAGCCTGTTCGACACCATCGACCACACGGTGACGAGTCCGGGCGGCCGCCTGCTCAAGGAGTGGCTCCAGCGCCCGCGACAGGACCTGTCGGTGCTGGAGGAGCGACAGGCGTCGGTGGCCGCGCTCGCCTCGGGCGCACTCGGCCGCGAGGAGCTGCGCGACGTGCTCGACGACGCCTACGACCTCGAACGCCTCGCCTCGAAGACGGCGAGTGGGAGCGCGGACGCGACCGACCTGCTGCGCATCCGGGAGACGCTTGCGGTCCTCCCCGCACTCGCCGAGGCCATCGAGTCCTCGCCCGCGCTGTCCTCGTCTCCCCTCGCAGCGATCGTCGACCGGCCCGACCGCGAGGCCGCGGCCGACCTGCGCGAGGAGCTCGTCGAGGCGCTCGCCGAGGACCCGCCGAAGACCGTCACCCAGGGTGGGCTGTTCAAGCGTGGCTACGACGACGAACTGGACGACCTCATCGAACGCCACGAGGCGGTCCAGGAGTACTTCGACACGCTCGCCGACCGGGTGAAACGCGAGTACGGTCTGAGCCACGTCACGGTCGACCGGAACAAGACCGACGGCTACTACGTGCAGGTCGGCAAGTCGGTCGCCGACCAGGTGCCAGAGCACTTCGAGCACGTGAAGACGCTGAAGAACTCGAAGCGGTTCACGACCGACGAACTCGCCGAGAAGGAGCGCGACCTGCTGCAACTCGAGGAGCAACGCGGCGACTTCGAGTACGCGCTGTTCGAGGAGCTACGCGAGCGCGTCGCCCGGCACGCCGAACTCCTCCAGGACGTGGGTCGGACCGTCGCCCGGGTCGACGCGCTCCAGAGCCTCGCGACCCACGCCGTCACCAACGACTGGACGCAGCCGGAACTGGTCGAAGACCGGGCGCTCGACATCTCGCAGGGGCGCCACCCGGTGGTCGAGCAGACCGTCCAGTTCGTCCCGAACGACTGCCGGATGGACGAGGATAGCACCTTCACCATCGTGACGGGCCCGAACATGAGCGGGAAGTCGACGTTCATGCGCCAGAACGCACTCATCGTCCTGCTCGCGCAGGTCGGGAGCTTCGTCCCGGCGACGGAGGCCACGGTGGGGCTGGTCGACGGCATCTTCACGCGGGTCGGCGCGCTCGACGAACTCGCCCAGGGTCGGTCGACGTTCATGGTCGAGATGCAGGAGCTCTCGAACATCCTGCACTCCGCGACCGAAGATTCCCTCGTCATCCTCGACGAGGTCGGCCGCGGGACCGCCACCTACGACGGAATCTCCATCGCCTGGGCCGCTACCGAGTACCTGCACAACGAGGTGCGGGCGAAGACGCTCTTCGCGACGCACTACCACGAGCTGACGGCGCTGGCCGACCACCTCGACCGCGTGGTCAACGTCCACATCGCGGCCGACGAGCGCGACGGCGACGTGACGTTCCTCCGGACGGTGCGCGAGGGCCCGACCGACCGCTCCTACGGGATCCACGTCGCCGATTTAGCCGGTGTGCCGGGACCGGTCGTGGACCGGGCGCGCGACGTGCTGGACCGGCTCAGACAGGAGAAGGCCATCGAGGCGAAGGGTGGCTCCTCGGGCGGCGACAGCGGCACCCAGCAGGTCGTCTTCGACCTCGGGAGCGGCAGCATGACCACTGCCGACGGCGGGTCGGTACCGGACGAGGAGTCGGGTGGCTCGGAGCCGGCACTCGACCCGGAGATGGAGGCGGTCCTCTCGGAGCTGGACGACCTCGACGTGAGCCACACCTCACCGGTGGAGCTGATGGGCAAGGTGCAGGAGTGGCAGGAGCGTCTGGACGACGCCGACCGCTAG
- a CDS encoding response regulator, with translation MGADGASVLVVDDEEAVADAYALRLSEWYETEVAYSGSTALELAEDYDVVVLDRRMPDMSGDEVLAELRARDAPCRVIMVTAVDPVTDIIDLGFDDYLCKPVDSETLRAAIDCQLDLAEYDESVRSLLALVATLDLLESTFSRLELEREEAYLDARERCDELRRDLDSEVADLDDLVAAVEAIDRD, from the coding sequence ATGGGAGCAGATGGAGCGAGCGTCCTCGTGGTCGACGACGAGGAGGCGGTGGCCGACGCCTACGCGTTGCGACTGTCCGAGTGGTACGAGACCGAGGTCGCGTACAGCGGTTCGACCGCACTTGAGCTCGCCGAGGACTACGACGTCGTCGTCCTCGACCGGCGGATGCCGGACATGTCCGGCGACGAGGTCCTCGCGGAGCTCCGGGCACGCGACGCGCCGTGTCGCGTCATCATGGTGACGGCGGTCGACCCCGTCACCGACATCATCGACCTGGGATTCGACGACTACCTCTGCAAACCGGTCGACAGCGAGACGCTCCGCGCCGCCATCGACTGCCAGCTCGACCTGGCCGAGTACGACGAGTCGGTCCGGTCGCTGCTCGCGCTGGTGGCGACGCTGGACCTGCTCGAATCGACGTTCTCCCGGCTCGAACTGGAACGCGAGGAAGCCTACCTCGACGCCCGCGAGCGATGTGACGAGCTCCGGCGCGACCTCGACTCCGAGGTCGCCGACCTCGACGACCTCGTGGCGGCGGTCGAGGCCATCGACCGCGACTGA
- the thiD gene encoding bifunctional hydroxymethylpyrimidine kinase/phosphomethylpyrimidine kinase gives MNQRQPVPTGYPVGLTIAGSDSGGGAGIQADIQTMAAHDVFATSAVTSVTAQHTRGVTASTVLDPADVTAQLDAVFDDFAVGAAKTGMLGTEPVVRAVADRLADTDVPVVVDPVMVATSGDRLLSEGAEVAYEELVQSAAVVTPNTDEAAVLTGIDPTDEQTARDAGEALVDMGADAALVTGGHLETDGTLDVLVTEDGVATIRHGRIRDAATHGSGCTLSAAITANLARGTDTESAVRDAISFVERAIRYYLDVGEGAGAVHHMVGVRNEAAARETLSAVEAVVDELVAADASALVPEVGMNVVGALPFAETTDEVAAVDGRITRLHGGVRPNGGVRFGASSHVARFLLAAREAAPALRFAVNCRLGDDVETALDALDWPTAAYDRDAQPAPDVEGSTMQWGARQAFGGDGPQPVAVLDHGAHGKEPMCKVVAESPAELRERVLALADTIDRE, from the coding sequence ATGAACCAGCGACAGCCAGTTCCGACCGGCTACCCGGTCGGGCTCACCATCGCCGGCAGCGACTCCGGCGGCGGCGCGGGCATCCAGGCCGACATCCAGACCATGGCGGCCCACGACGTGTTCGCGACGAGCGCCGTCACGAGCGTGACCGCCCAGCACACCCGCGGCGTCACCGCCAGCACCGTCCTCGACCCCGCCGACGTGACCGCACAACTCGACGCCGTCTTCGACGACTTCGCCGTCGGGGCGGCGAAGACGGGCATGCTCGGCACCGAACCCGTCGTGCGGGCCGTCGCAGACCGGCTCGCGGACACCGACGTTCCGGTCGTCGTCGACCCCGTGATGGTCGCGACCTCGGGGGACCGCCTGCTCAGCGAGGGGGCCGAGGTGGCCTACGAGGAACTCGTCCAGAGCGCCGCGGTCGTGACCCCGAACACGGACGAGGCGGCCGTCCTGACCGGCATCGACCCGACCGACGAGCAGACCGCCCGAGATGCGGGCGAGGCCCTCGTCGACATGGGCGCCGACGCCGCACTCGTCACCGGCGGCCACCTCGAGACCGACGGCACGCTCGACGTGCTGGTGACCGAAGACGGCGTTGCGACCATCAGACACGGGCGCATCCGGGACGCAGCGACCCACGGGTCCGGCTGCACGCTCTCGGCCGCCATCACCGCGAACCTCGCCCGCGGCACGGACACCGAGTCGGCGGTCCGTGACGCCATCTCGTTCGTCGAGCGCGCCATCCGGTACTACCTCGACGTGGGCGAGGGGGCCGGCGCCGTCCACCACATGGTCGGCGTGCGGAACGAGGCCGCCGCCCGGGAGACGCTCTCGGCGGTCGAGGCGGTCGTCGACGAACTCGTCGCGGCCGACGCGTCGGCACTCGTGCCCGAGGTCGGGATGAACGTCGTCGGCGCCCTCCCGTTCGCCGAGACGACCGACGAGGTCGCCGCGGTCGACGGCCGTATCACCCGGCTTCACGGCGGCGTCCGGCCGAACGGCGGCGTCCGCTTCGGTGCCTCCAGTCACGTCGCGCGCTTCCTGCTCGCGGCCCGGGAGGCGGCCCCGGCGCTCCGGTTCGCCGTCAACTGCCGACTCGGCGACGACGTGGAGACGGCGCTCGACGCGCTCGACTGGCCGACCGCGGCGTACGACCGCGACGCCCAGCCCGCGCCCGACGTGGAGGGCAGCACGATGCAGTGGGGCGCCAGGCAGGCGTTCGGGGGCGACGGCCCGCAGCCGGTGGCCGTCCTCGACCACGGCGCCCACGGGAAGGAGCCGATGTGCAAGGTCGTCGCCGAGAGCCCGGCAGAACTCCGAGAGCGAGTGCTGGCGCTCGCAGACACGATCGACCGGGAGTAG
- a CDS encoding ester cyclase: MATNDTKLIDRYSEIIRAVVDGINDQDLTGFEDYFADDLETEIPYGWSGDYATGYDQFEAMLEDYFTAFPDFAIEAQSFTASGDWTFTWLTFAGTHEGNFWGFEPTGESFATSGFWINRFEDETIVESFGWFDLFDLLTQLGYEFSFDD, from the coding sequence ATGGCCACCAACGACACCAAACTCATCGACCGGTACAGCGAGATCATCCGCGCGGTCGTCGACGGCATCAACGACCAGGACCTCACAGGCTTCGAGGACTACTTCGCCGACGACCTCGAGACCGAGATACCCTACGGCTGGAGCGGCGACTACGCGACCGGCTACGACCAGTTCGAGGCGATGCTCGAGGACTACTTCACGGCGTTCCCGGACTTCGCCATCGAGGCGCAGTCGTTCACCGCCAGCGGCGACTGGACGTTCACCTGGCTGACCTTCGCGGGCACCCACGAGGGCAACTTCTGGGGCTTCGAGCCGACGGGTGAGTCGTTCGCGACCAGCGGCTTCTGGATCAACCGCTTCGAGGACGAGACCATCGTCGAGAGCTTCGGCTGGTTCGACCTGTTCGACCTGCTGACCCAGCTGGGGTACGAGTTCTCGTTCGACGACTAG
- a CDS encoding MFS transporter, whose translation MVPSLPGSSVVRYYLYKATKAVEFYRPVMYLYFLSQGLNFTQIAALEAVYNVTTVLGEVPTGYVGDRVGRRNSLLLGTAVIAATLVGLGFAETFPAFLGLYALWSLGYTFRSGSEDAWLYDTLTVELTEDAFAEVRGRGESMALLVGVVGAVAGGYLGSIDLRYPFWVAAGLTAVGIPVLLSMPEPETVEGAGGDVLSVRRALGIIRGALTRRRLRAFVLYYYVLFAAVLYLVFIFVQPIFETVTLDLGLQQSQVEQALGWYYAGISLVGAALSYNAGAIEERVGLRTWFLVLPVGVGAALIGMWLVPVLALPVLLLARGIADTTRTLASQYVNDRIESTGRATILSAMAMVSAVTVVPFQLGSGALSDVVSPLFALAVGGGVLAVGSVLVWLWEAPVPRE comes from the coding sequence ATGGTCCCGTCGCTCCCCGGGTCGAGCGTGGTCCGGTACTACCTGTACAAGGCCACGAAGGCGGTCGAGTTCTACCGCCCCGTGATGTACCTGTACTTCCTCTCGCAAGGGCTGAACTTCACGCAGATCGCGGCGCTGGAGGCGGTCTACAACGTCACGACCGTCCTCGGCGAGGTCCCGACGGGCTACGTCGGCGACCGGGTGGGCCGGCGGAACAGCCTCCTGCTGGGGACCGCGGTCATCGCGGCGACGCTGGTGGGGCTGGGCTTCGCGGAGACGTTCCCCGCGTTCCTCGGCCTGTACGCGCTCTGGTCGCTCGGGTACACCTTCCGCTCCGGCAGCGAGGACGCGTGGCTGTACGACACGCTGACGGTCGAACTCACCGAGGACGCCTTCGCCGAGGTCCGCGGCCGCGGGGAGTCGATGGCCCTGCTGGTCGGCGTCGTCGGTGCGGTGGCGGGGGGCTACCTCGGGAGTATCGACCTTCGATACCCCTTCTGGGTCGCTGCGGGCCTCACCGCGGTCGGCATCCCCGTCCTGCTCTCGATGCCAGAACCCGAGACGGTCGAGGGCGCGGGGGGTGACGTGCTCTCGGTCCGGCGCGCCCTCGGCATCATCCGCGGCGCACTCACGCGCAGGCGACTCCGCGCGTTCGTCCTCTACTACTACGTCCTGTTCGCGGCCGTGCTCTACCTCGTGTTCATCTTCGTCCAGCCCATCTTCGAGACGGTCACGCTCGACCTCGGCCTCCAGCAGAGCCAGGTCGAGCAGGCGCTCGGCTGGTACTACGCCGGCATCAGCCTCGTCGGGGCCGCCCTGAGCTACAACGCCGGCGCCATCGAGGAGCGCGTCGGGCTCCGGACGTGGTTCCTCGTGCTCCCCGTCGGGGTCGGCGCGGCGCTGATCGGGATGTGGCTCGTGCCGGTGCTCGCGCTCCCGGTGCTCCTGCTCGCCCGCGGCATCGCGGACACGACCCGGACCCTCGCCAGCCAGTACGTCAACGACCGCATCGAGTCGACCGGGCGCGCGACCATCCTCAGCGCGATGGCGATGGTGAGCGCGGTGACCGTCGTCCCGTTCCAGCTCGGCAGCGGTGCCCTCTCGGACGTGGTCTCGCCCCTGTTCGCGCTGGCGGTCGGTGGCGGCGTGCTGGCGGTCGGGTCGGTGCTGGTGTGGCTGTGGGAGGCGCCGGTTCCGAGAGAGTAA
- a CDS encoding 2-phosphosulfolactate phosphatase, with amino-acid sequence MIGGSTEWGDYLTDRLLERIEDLPAAPDPGHYVVVDVMHFSTTVVELLANGAEYVHVTAERGDEFAFRETYPDARIGGGSTPDYEPTEGYDFFNSPSYVQGIDVAGRPVAMTSSNGGRAIDRLLDADGASVYVGSTTNAAALGQHLREVDGPVHLVAAGKDGEPATEDTIGALLIGRHMAGLPLEPVEEALFREQLEYAKGPNYPDKNEIRSSDVRDYAMSLSTRDVVPRLDGRRLVDLAS; translated from the coding sequence GTGATAGGTGGCAGCACCGAGTGGGGCGACTACCTGACGGACCGACTGCTCGAACGAATCGAGGACCTTCCTGCGGCCCCCGACCCGGGACACTACGTCGTCGTCGACGTGATGCACTTCTCGACCACGGTCGTGGAACTGCTCGCGAACGGCGCCGAGTACGTCCACGTGACCGCGGAACGTGGCGACGAGTTCGCCTTCCGCGAGACCTACCCCGACGCACGCATCGGCGGCGGCTCGACCCCCGACTACGAGCCGACCGAGGGCTACGACTTCTTCAACTCGCCGAGCTACGTCCAGGGCATCGACGTGGCGGGGCGGCCGGTCGCGATGACCTCCTCGAACGGTGGCCGGGCCATCGACCGACTGCTCGACGCCGACGGCGCCAGCGTCTACGTCGGCTCGACGACGAACGCGGCCGCGCTCGGCCAGCACCTCCGCGAGGTCGACGGCCCGGTCCACCTCGTCGCGGCCGGGAAGGACGGCGAGCCCGCGACCGAGGACACCATCGGGGCGCTCCTCATCGGCCGCCACATGGCCGGGCTCCCCCTCGAACCCGTCGAGGAAGCGCTCTTCCGCGAGCAACTGGAGTACGCGAAAGGCCCGAACTATCCCGACAAGAACGAGATCCGAAGCAGCGACGTGCGCGACTACGCGATGTCGCTGTCGACCCGCGACGTGGTCCCGCGACTCGACGGCCGCCGGCTGGTCGACCTGGCGAGCTAG